In one Echinicola marina genomic region, the following are encoded:
- a CDS encoding peptidylprolyl isomerase, whose translation MKLRLLWIACLLSILISCSSENDSLIKIHTRHGDIFAVLYDQTPEHKENFIKLAKAGRFDSTQFHRIIDNFMIQAGDVFTKEGLPEDEWYTLPAEFNEELIHEKGAIAAARQGDNINPEKRSSGCQFYIVEGKVYTALELTTDMRRLQKQFMKYISLESNKELAKRYAELYAFGDFSAMNDLMLSKKVIMEDFYDINLDKKLTPQQIEAYTSEGGTPHLDEGGYTVFGKVIKGLDVVDKISAEKTNQMDQAKVPVYITVEVEEMSKKKITKDYGFEY comes from the coding sequence ATGAAATTAAGATTACTTTGGATAGCATGCCTGCTCTCCATATTGATCTCTTGTTCATCCGAAAATGATTCATTGATCAAGATCCATACGCGACATGGTGATATTTTTGCCGTTCTATATGATCAGACACCCGAGCACAAAGAAAATTTCATCAAATTGGCCAAAGCAGGAAGGTTTGATTCCACCCAATTCCATCGCATTATAGATAATTTCATGATCCAAGCTGGAGATGTATTCACCAAGGAGGGATTGCCTGAAGACGAATGGTACACCCTTCCTGCGGAATTCAATGAGGAGCTAATTCACGAAAAGGGCGCCATTGCCGCAGCCAGACAGGGAGATAATATCAATCCCGAAAAAAGGTCAAGTGGTTGTCAGTTCTATATCGTGGAAGGCAAAGTCTATACAGCGCTGGAGCTGACCACAGACATGAGACGTTTACAAAAGCAGTTCATGAAATATATCAGCCTTGAAAGCAATAAGGAACTGGCAAAGCGCTACGCTGAGCTTTATGCATTTGGGGATTTTTCTGCCATGAATGACTTGATGCTTTCTAAGAAAGTCATCATGGAAGACTTCTATGATATTAATTTGGACAAAAAATTAACTCCCCAACAAATTGAAGCCTACACCAGTGAGGGTGGCACACCACATTTGGACGAAGGAGGATATACCGTCTTTGGCAAAGTCATCAAAGGATTGGATGTGGTAGACAAAATTTCCGCAGAAAAGACCAACCAAATGGACCAAGCTAAAGTCCCCGTATACATCACCGTTGAAGTAGAGGAAATGAGCAAAAAGAAAATCACAAAAGATTACGGTTTTGAATACTAA
- a CDS encoding SDR family oxidoreductase, translating to MNTKNNHQDTILVTGTNGLLGQKLIKRLLEKGTFKIIATGRGDCRLPKSWQGFDYEPMDITDEVSIEKVFAKYRPDIVIHGAAMTNVDQCETEQEACYAQNVSAVKNIISASEKVSAYLLHVSTDFIFDGEAGPYTEEAEANPVNYYGKTKLEAEQLIQASQLKWGIARTVLVYGLSHDMSRSNIVLWVKNSIEEGKSLQLVDDQLRTPTLAEDLAEGCLLMAEQKATGIFNISGEELLTPYEMAMQTADYFKLDKTKINKADSSTFQQQAKRPLKTGFIIKKAKEQLNYQPKSFMNGIAILAKQLNLAD from the coding sequence TTGAATACTAAAAACAATCATCAAGACACCATTTTGGTCACTGGTACCAACGGCCTTTTAGGACAAAAACTGATCAAAAGACTCCTAGAAAAAGGCACTTTCAAAATAATAGCCACAGGAAGAGGGGATTGCAGACTCCCTAAGAGCTGGCAAGGCTTTGATTACGAGCCCATGGATATCACCGATGAAGTATCCATAGAAAAAGTATTTGCCAAATACAGACCGGATATTGTCATCCATGGTGCCGCCATGACCAATGTGGATCAATGTGAAACTGAACAAGAAGCCTGCTACGCACAAAATGTAAGTGCTGTAAAAAATATTATTTCGGCCTCCGAAAAGGTCAGCGCCTATCTCCTCCATGTTTCTACTGACTTTATTTTCGACGGTGAAGCAGGTCCCTATACAGAGGAAGCCGAAGCCAATCCCGTCAATTACTATGGAAAAACCAAATTGGAAGCAGAACAACTGATCCAAGCTTCCCAACTTAAATGGGGGATTGCGCGAACCGTCTTGGTTTATGGTCTTTCCCATGACATGAGCAGGTCCAATATTGTCCTTTGGGTAAAAAATTCCATCGAGGAAGGGAAATCGCTACAGCTCGTAGATGACCAACTCCGGACCCCTACTTTAGCAGAAGATCTGGCAGAAGGCTGCCTGTTAATGGCGGAACAAAAAGCCACCGGGATTTTCAATATTTCTGGCGAGGAACTTTTGACCCCATATGAAATGGCCATGCAGACAGCAGACTACTTCAAATTGGACAAAACCAAGATCAACAAAGCAGACTCCAGCACCTTCCAACAACAGGCAAAAAGACCCCTAAAAACCGGATTTATTATCAAAAAAGCGAAAGAACAGCTTAATTATCAACCAAAAAGTTTTATGAATGGGATTGCTATTCTAGCAAAACAGCTTAATTTAGCCGATTGA
- the hemC gene encoding hydroxymethylbilane synthase, producing MQPIKIGTRGSKLALFQAYHIADLLKAKGLQTEIVTIETKGDKILDVSISKIGSKGVFTEELEDQLASGEVDIAVHSAKDMPSSLPEGFELISFTEREKVNDIILSHKGNIDYSNPEKPLLLGTSSTRRVATLKHFYPHIKTVEVRGNLQTRIKKMESGVCDALLLAYAGAHRMGYDEMIQHELSLDEFTPAVGQGSIAVEAYDKLDRELRQLIIQATHHEATGYRLRAERSYLKVLEGGCSIPVFCLAAYNNGQLTLKGGIVSLDGKERIHHTLTGPAEKAEALGKELAEKVIQSGGGRILAEIKNTLNK from the coding sequence ATGCAGCCTATCAAAATAGGAACCAGAGGTAGTAAACTTGCACTGTTTCAAGCGTATCATATAGCTGACCTCTTGAAAGCCAAAGGGCTTCAAACGGAAATCGTTACCATAGAAACCAAGGGTGACAAAATTTTGGATGTCTCTATTTCAAAAATAGGCAGTAAAGGCGTATTCACTGAAGAACTAGAGGATCAATTGGCATCTGGTGAAGTGGACATTGCTGTTCACAGTGCCAAGGATATGCCTTCCTCTTTACCTGAAGGATTTGAGCTAATTTCCTTTACAGAGCGAGAAAAGGTCAACGATATCATTTTGAGCCATAAAGGGAACATAGATTATTCCAATCCTGAGAAGCCTTTACTTTTGGGCACCTCTTCCACCCGCAGAGTAGCCACCCTAAAACACTTCTACCCTCATATCAAAACGGTAGAAGTCAGAGGCAACCTTCAGACCAGGATCAAAAAAATGGAGTCTGGTGTTTGTGATGCGCTGCTTTTGGCTTATGCAGGTGCACATAGGATGGGTTATGATGAAATGATCCAACATGAACTTTCCTTGGATGAATTCACCCCTGCTGTTGGGCAGGGAAGTATTGCAGTTGAAGCTTATGATAAATTGGACAGGGAGCTAAGGCAACTCATCATTCAAGCTACACATCATGAAGCAACAGGCTATCGGCTAAGGGCTGAACGCAGCTATCTGAAAGTGCTTGAGGGAGGATGTAGTATTCCTGTATTTTGCCTAGCAGCATATAATAACGGGCAATTAACGCTCAAGGGGGGAATTGTCAGCTTGGACGGAAAGGAAAGAATCCACCATACTCTCACAGGACCTGCCGAAAAAGCAGAGGCACTGGGCAAAGAACTAGCTGAAAAGGTAATCCAATCTGGAGGAGGTCGCATTTTGGCCGAAATAAAAAATACGCTTAACAAATAA
- a CDS encoding alanine/glycine:cation symporter family protein produces the protein MYRKLLSFLIFLLPISLYAQETSPTEDLSFGQRIDQSFQPVADAWESLVLYPITIGDYNIPIVLILLVSGATFFTIYFALPGITKMPLAINTVRGKYDDMEKNYKDPETGEIMVDDSKGGEVSHFQALATAVSGTVGLGNIAGVAVAIAIGGPGATFWMIICGILGMSTKFVECTLGVKYRDVDKDGVVYGGPMYYLSRGLGHDLKKGRLGQFLGGLFAVLCVGASFGGGNAFQSNQAASQLSNLMGINFQTNGFWIGIVLAMLVAVVIIGGIKRIATITEKIVPFMAGVYVLASLIILGAHYDYIDDAFGLIIEGAFSPMAGLGGMVGVLIVGFQRAAFSNEAGAGSAAIAHSAVKTKFPASEGVVALLEPLIDTVIVCTMTALVIIFFNIDGGLGNVESIFNYGGDGSGNVILKDGGASVGGVELTTMAYDTVIPHFSYVLTVAIIMFAFSTMISWSYYGLQSWKYLFGRSKAADLSYKIIFLAFIVIGASTTLNAVVKFSDAMILALVFPNMIGLFFLFPKVKVELKKYTNAIKNM, from the coding sequence ATGTATAGAAAACTTCTATCCTTCTTAATTTTTCTACTACCTATTAGCCTGTATGCACAGGAAACCTCGCCCACAGAAGACTTAAGTTTTGGACAAAGAATAGACCAATCCTTTCAACCAGTAGCTGATGCTTGGGAAAGCCTCGTACTATACCCCATCACAATTGGAGACTATAATATCCCGATTGTTTTGATTTTATTGGTTAGTGGCGCTACATTTTTCACCATCTATTTCGCACTTCCAGGGATCACCAAAATGCCTTTGGCCATCAATACCGTAAGGGGCAAATATGATGATATGGAGAAAAACTATAAAGACCCTGAAACTGGGGAAATTATGGTGGATGACTCCAAAGGAGGGGAGGTTAGTCACTTCCAAGCCCTTGCCACAGCCGTATCAGGCACAGTTGGCCTTGGCAATATCGCCGGAGTAGCAGTAGCTATTGCAATCGGCGGGCCTGGTGCCACTTTCTGGATGATCATATGTGGTATTCTAGGAATGAGTACCAAGTTTGTTGAATGTACCCTTGGTGTAAAATACAGGGATGTAGACAAGGATGGAGTTGTTTATGGAGGACCAATGTACTACCTCTCCCGTGGATTAGGTCATGACCTCAAAAAAGGACGCCTAGGACAATTCCTCGGAGGCCTTTTTGCAGTGCTTTGTGTAGGAGCTTCATTTGGTGGTGGCAATGCATTCCAGTCCAACCAGGCTGCCTCCCAGCTGTCCAACCTCATGGGCATCAACTTCCAAACCAATGGATTCTGGATCGGTATTGTACTTGCCATGCTAGTAGCGGTAGTAATCATTGGTGGGATCAAAAGAATCGCTACCATTACTGAGAAAATTGTTCCTTTTATGGCCGGTGTCTATGTATTGGCCTCCCTGATTATCCTGGGAGCTCACTATGACTATATCGATGATGCTTTTGGCTTGATCATAGAAGGTGCCTTCAGTCCAATGGCTGGACTTGGTGGAATGGTAGGTGTGCTGATCGTTGGGTTCCAGCGAGCAGCTTTCTCCAATGAAGCCGGAGCAGGTTCCGCTGCCATCGCCCACTCTGCAGTTAAAACTAAATTTCCTGCCAGTGAAGGTGTCGTAGCCCTTTTGGAACCATTGATCGATACTGTGATTGTTTGTACCATGACTGCCCTAGTAATCATCTTTTTCAATATTGATGGTGGTCTTGGCAATGTAGAGAGCATCTTCAATTATGGTGGTGACGGAAGCGGAAACGTAATTCTTAAAGACGGAGGTGCATCTGTCGGCGGTGTGGAACTCACTACCATGGCTTATGATACGGTGATTCCTCACTTTTCCTATGTGTTGACAGTAGCCATCATTATGTTTGCTTTCTCCACAATGATCTCTTGGTCATATTACGGACTCCAATCTTGGAAATACCTTTTTGGTAGAAGCAAGGCCGCTGACCTGAGTTACAAAATCATATTTCTGGCATTCATCGTGATTGGAGCTTCTACAACCTTAAATGCTGTAGTAAAATTCTCCGATGCCATGATCCTGGCCTTGGTATTCCCCAATATGATTGGCTTGTTCTTTTTATTTCCCAAAGTAAAAGTGGAACTAAAAAAATATACAAACGCCATCAAAAACATGTGA